One window of Medicago truncatula cultivar Jemalong A17 chromosome 2, MtrunA17r5.0-ANR, whole genome shotgun sequence genomic DNA carries:
- the LOC25486322 gene encoding coiled-coil domain-containing protein 158, with protein MRKSKKPNPSNAVESVERGNWEKIFSTLVQMMKNQEKQLQSFADQQNFLQDRLKLQNQRWASDIQRYKDQISQMNTFLLFEEKKRLLEEAKADLMMGSKHREASILKWVLESTKDDLEDFKAGFDYLSQKSSNGEDQGTALKDTDKRKKGTSSSGKKKSSSKIAEKEKCPDETKDELSRVKAECEKLVAEKDSELLALLQEKNFVWNQFNKMETDYTKKLRSKQEEVEKTNEKINILVSSMEEMQSENIKKDSRISELESKVTDMDAETKRLNKEISGLSTELESLRKLKSSHVKPFLNRCTASTSDSGKVESSRSRRNNTLKKDRDSFTPDEHASTSTNFSEKEKRSLKRKGSPIIPTTETPKLFSSNFKVFSSRKQSSQSCSKSHRKLNLDVFSWEDSIE; from the exons ATGCGTAAATCGAAGAAACCAAATCCTTCAAATGCCGTAGAATCTGTAGAGCGTGGAAATTGGGAAAAAATATTCAGCACTTTGGTTCAGATGATGAAGAATCAGGAAAAGCAGCTTCAATCATTCGCTGATCAACAGAACTTTCTACAAGATCGCTTAAAATTGCAGAATCAACGTTGGGCTTCTGATATTCAACGTTATAAGGATCAAATTTCTcag ATGAATACGTTTTTGCTTTTTGAAGAGAAGAAACGGTTGCTTGAAGAAGCCAAGGCTGATTTGATGATGGGTTCTAAGCATAGAGAAGCTTCTATTTTGAAATGGGTTTTGG AGAGTACAAAGGATGATTTGGAGGATTTTAAAGCCGGGTTTGATTACCTTTCTCAAAAATCCTCGAATGGAGAA GACCAAGGGACGGCATTGAAGGATACTGACAAGAGAAAGAAAGGAACCTCAAGTAGTGGGAAGAAGAAGTCTTCTTCCAAAATTGCAGAGAAAGAAAAGTGTCCTGATGAAACCAAAGATGAACTGAGCAGGGTAAAAGCTGAATGTGAGAAGCTTGTTGCAGAAAAAGATTCTGAGTTATTAGCGCTTTTGCAAGAAAAGAATTTTGTGTGGAATCAATTTAATAAAATGGAGACTGACTACACTAAGAAATTGAGAAGTAAACAAGAAGAAGTAGAAAAGACAAATGAGAAGATAAACATACTTGTTTCTAGCATGGAAGAAATGCAGtctgaaaatattaaaaaggaTAGTAGAATATCAGAGTTAGAAAGTAAAGTGACTGATATGGATGCGGAAACAAAAAGATTAAACAAGGAAATATCAGGACTCTCAACGGAATTGGAATCTTTAAGAAAGTTGAAGAGCAGCCACGTTAAACCCTTTTTAAATCGTTGCACAGCAAGTACTAGTGACTCTGGAAAAGTTGAGAGTAGCAGGAGTAGAAGAAACAACACCTTGAAAAAAGATAGAGACTCGTTTACTCCTGATGAACATGCTTCCACATCCACAAATTTCTCAGAAAAG GAGAAAAGAAGCTTGAAGAGGAAAGGAAGCCCAATTATTCCCACCACTGAGACTCCCAAACTGTTCTCTTCGAACTTCAAG GTCTTCTCTTCTAGAAAGCAATCATCGCAATCATGTTCAAAGAGTCATCGGAAACTAAACTTGGATGTCTTTTCCTGGGAGGATTCAATCGAATAG
- the LOC25486320 gene encoding patellin-4, with protein MTAETMVQEEAQKVEVVVEEGKVVEENVEAKESMEESKPTKTVEKCSSYKEESNFLSDLKEFEKKALIEFRSKVEEAVLGNTLFEKKEEETKKVETLPEGGEESSEKVVKEEEEKRVEEVEEKDLSLWGVSLLPSKGNEGVDVVLLKFLRAREFKVNEAFEMLKKTLKWRKEMKIDSVLEEDFGSDLASAAYMNGVDREGHPVCYNIYSVFDGEEIYQKTFGTEEKRKEFLRWRCSVMEKWIQKLNLKPGGVSSLLQINDLKNSPGPSKKELRIATKQTVTMLQDNYPELVAKNIFINVPFWYYALNALLSPFLTQRTKSKFVVARPAKVTETLIKYIPIEEIPVNYGGFKRENDSEFFGQDASVSELFLKAGSTATIEIPALEVGNTLCWDLAVLGWEVSYKEEFVPNDDGSYTVIVQKGKKIGSQEGPIRNTFKNNEPGKVILTINNSSNKKKRVLYRYKTNKSLP; from the exons ATGACTGCTGAAACTATGGTTCAAgaagaagcacagaaagttgaggttgttgttgaaGAAGGTAAAGTTGTTGAAGAAAACGTTGAAGCAAAGGAATCAATGGAAGAATCAAAACCCACAAAGACAGTTGAGAAATGTTCATCTTATAAGGAAGAAAGTAACTTTCTTTCTGATCTCAAAGAGTTTGAGAAAAAGGCTTTGATTGAGTTTAGATCAAAGGTTGAAGAAGCAGTTTTAGGGAACACCCTTTttgagaaaaaggaagaagagaCCAAAAAGGTTGAAACTTTACCAGAAGGTGGTGAAGAGAGTAGTGAGAAAGttgtgaaggaagaagaagagaaaagggTTGAAGAGGTGGAGGAAAAAGATTTGTCTTTGTGGGGTGTGTCACTTTTGCCAAGCAAAGGAAATGAAGGAGTTGATgtggttttgttgaagtttttgAGAGCTAGAGAGTTTAAGGTGAATGAAGCATTTGAGATGTTGAAGAAGACACTTAAATGGAGGAAGGAAATGAAGATTGATTCGGTTTTGGAAGAAGATTTTGGTTCTGATTTGGCTTCTGCTGCTTATATGAACGGTGTTGATCGCGAAGGACACCCTGTGTGTTACAACATCTATAGTGTGTTTGATGGTGAAGAGATTTATCAAAAGACTTTTGGGACTGAGGAGAAGAGAAAAGAGTTTTTGAGATGGAGGTGTTCTGTTATGGAGAAATGGATTCAGAAGCTCAATTTGAAACCAGGTGGTGTTTCTTCTTTGCTTCAGATTAATGATCTTAAGAATTCCCCAGGACCGTCAAAGAAAGAGCTTAGAATTGCAACAAAGCAAACTGTTACAATGTTGCAGGACAATTACCCTGAGTTGGTAGCCAAAAAT ATTTTCATCAATGTTCCTTTCTGGTACTATGCTCTCAATGCACTGTTATCTCCATTCTTAACTCAAAGGACAAAGAGCAAATTTGTGGTTGCTCGTCCTGCTAAGGTCACTGAAACACTGATCAA GTACATTCCGATTGAGGAGATCCCAGTTAACTATGGTGGTTTCAAGAGAGAGAATGATTCTGAGTTCTTTGGCCAAGATGCTTCTGTTTCAGAACTGTTTCTTAAGGCTGGATCAACTGCAACTATTGAGATTCCTGCATTGGAG GTTGGAAACACTTTGTGCTGGGACTTGGCTGTTTTGGGTTGGGAGGTAAGTTACAAAGAGGAATTTGTTCCCAATGATGACGGCTCATACACAGTCATTGTTCAAAAAGGGAAGAAGATAGGTTCACAAGAAGGACCTATTAGGAACACTTTCAAGAACAATGAACCAGGGAAGGTTATCCTCACAATTAACAATTCATCAAACAAAAAGAAGAGGGTTCTGTACCGTTACAAGACCAACAAAAGCTTACCTTAA
- the LOC25486321 gene encoding twinkle homolog protein, chloroplastic/mitochondrial, producing MRFRYPHAVVPLFSTMNTQTLSNSTPFSNLQKSLFLQTRFFQPKRPFFTVFCSKRASKFPPLPLKTNGYHGVSTAKVPRPVHLEENSMESQFDILKKKLEVVGMDTGICVPGQNNHLLCPKCQGGDTLEKSLSIYIAPDGGSAAWVCFRGKCGWQGSTQVFADSNSYSKSMKKLKPTKKKRELKEEDLQLEPLCDELVGYFSERLISKETLQRNGVMQRKYDDQIVIVFTYRRNGALISCKYRDVNKKFWQEADTEKIFYGLDDIVGESDVIIVEGEMDKLAMEEAGFRNCISVPDGAPPSVSSKELPPLEQDTKYQYLWNCKDELKKASRIILATDGDPPGQALSEELARRFGKEKCWRVRWPKKGKSDDCKDANEVLMYLGPDALKEVIENAELYPIRGLFNFRDYFDEIDAYYHRTLGYDSGLSTGWNNLNGLYNIVPGELTIVTGVPNSGKSEWIDALLCNLNQSAGWKFALCSMENKVREHARKLLEKHVKKPFFNDRYAEDAERMSLEEYEEGKLWLNDTFYLIRCENDALPNIKWVLDLAKAAVLRHGVRGLVIDPYNELDHQRPPNMTETEYVSQMLTLIKRFAQHHGCHVWFVAHPRQLHNWVGGPPNLYDISGSAHFINKCDNGIVIHRNRDPEAGPVDQVQVCVRKVRNKVAGTIGEAALFYNRVTGEYSEDDRKR from the exons ATGCGTTTTCGTTATCCACACGCTGTAGTTCCATTATTCTCCACTATGAACACTCAAACCCTCTCCAATTCAACCCCTTTTTCAAACCttcaaaaatcactttttcttCAAACGCGTTTTTTTCAACCTAAAAGACctttttttactgttttttgTTCTAAACGTGCTTCAAAGTTTCCTCCTTTACCGCTTAAAACTAATGGGTATCATGGTGTTTCAACTGCTAAGGTTCCTAGACCAG TTCATTTGGAAGAGAATAGTATGGAGAGCcagtttgatattttaaagaagaaattggAAGTTGTTGGAATGGATACTGGAATCTGTGTTCCTGGTCAAAACAATCATTTGCTTTGTCCTAAG tgCCAAGGTGGTGACACGTTAGAAAAGAGCTTATCTATTTACATTGCACCAGACGG GGGGTCTGCTGCATGGGTGTGTTTTCGCGGAAAGTGTGGTTGGCAAGGCAGCACCCAG GTCTTTGCTGATAGCAATTCATATTCTAAgtcaatgaaaaaattaaaacctaCTAAGAAAAAAAGAGAACTTAAGGAGGAGGACCTGCAACTAGAACCACTTTGTGATGAG CTGGTCGGATATTTTTCAGAGCGCTTGATTTCGAAGGAGACTCTGCAGAGAAATGGTGTGATGCAGAGAAAATATGATGATCAG ATTGTTATTGTATTCACATATCGTCGTAATGGAGCGCTTATTAGTTGCAAGTACAGAGACGTCAACAAAAAGTTTTGGCAG GAAGCAGACACTGAAAAGATCTTTTATGGATTGGATGACATAGTTGGAGAAAGTGATGTTATCATT GTTGAAGGTGAAATGGACAAGCTGGCAATGGAAGAAGCTGGCTTCCGAAATTGTATCAGTGTTCCTGACGGCGCACCTCCATCAGTCTCTTCAAAGGAGTTGCCACCTCTGGAACAG GACACGAAGTATCAGTATCTGTGGAATTGCAAAGATGAACTAAAGAAG GCATCCCGGATCATCCTTGCCACTGATGGCGATCCACCTGGTCAAGCTTTGTCTGAGGAGCTTGCACGCCGTTTTGGGAAAGAAAA ATGCTGGCGTGTAAGGTGGCCCAAAAAAGGGAAGTCTGATGATTGCAAAGATGCAAATGAG GTTCTCATGTATTTGGGCCCTGATGCACTGAAGGAAGTGATTGAGAATGCAGAACTATATCCTATACGTGGATTGTTTAACTTCAGAGATTACTTTGATGAGATTGATGCATATTATCATCGAACTTTGGGATATGACTCTGGTCTCTCAACTGGCTGGAATAATCTGAATGGGTTATACAAT ATTGTACCGGGAGAACTGACCATAGTAACTGGAGTTCCAAATTCGGGGAAGAGTGAGTGGATTGATGCTCTTCTTTGCAATCTTAATCAAAGTGCTGGCTGGAAATTTGCACTTTGTTCCATGGAGAATAAG GTTAGAGAACATGCTCGAAAACTTTTGgagaaacatgtgaaaaagcCTTTCTTTAATGATCG CTATGCTGAAGACGCTGAGCGGATGAGTTTGGAGGAATATGAAGAAGGCAAGCTCTGGTTAAATGATACTTTTTATCTCATAAG GTGTGAAAATGATGCTCTTCCAAATATAAAGTGGGTTCTTGACCTTGCAAAAGCAGCTGTATTAAGACACGGGGTGCGTGGACTTGTAATTGATCCTTATAATGAGCTTGATCATCAGCGACCTCCAAATAT GACGGAAACTGAATATGTGAGCCAGATGCTTACCTTAATTAAACGCTTTGCCCAACATCATGGATGCCATGTTTGGTTTGTAGCACATCCCAGGCAG CTGCACAATTGGGTTGGGGGTCCTCCTAATCTTTATGATATAAGTGGAAGTGCACACTTTATAAATAAGTGTGACAATGGAATTGTTATTCATCGTAATCGGGATCCTGAGGCGGGCCCTGTTGATCAAGTGCAG GTCTGTGTCCGAAAGGTAAGAAATAAGGTCGCAGGGACGATAGGTGAGGCTGCATTGTTCTATAACAG GGTAACTGGTGAGTACTCCGAAGATGATAGAAAGAGATAG
- the LOC25486319 gene encoding berberine bridge enzyme-like 8, which yields MKFLSLILSPILGLLFLSCLASATNSHQNTFIHCLVNHSQPSHPITSSIFTPNNSSFSSVLNDYVRNLRFNTSTTRKPYLIITALHVSHIQASIICAKQHNLQMKIRSGGHDYEGVSYVAEVPFFILDMFNLRSIQVDVENETAWVQTGAQLGELYYRINEKSKVHGFPAGVCPTVGVGGHLSGGGYGNMMRKYGLSVDNIIDAQIIDVNGRLLDRKSMGEDLFWAIKGGGGASFGVVLSYKIKLVNVPKIVTVFQIRKTLDQNASDIVYNWQHVAPTIDNDLFIRLIIDVVNVTQNGTKNGAKTIRATFISLFLGDSKTLVSLMNEKFPQLGLKESDCIETSWLQSVLFWTNIDITTPVEILLNRKPQSLVNYLKRKSDYVKKPISRKGLEGIWKKMIKLEDAILYFNPYGGKMAEISSTDTPFPHRAGNLWKVQYQANWNKAGKDVADHYIGLTRKLHRYMTPFVSKNPREAFFNYKDLDLGINHNGKNSYAEGRVYGVEYFKDNFDRLVEIKTKVDPDNFFRNEQSIPTLPHRKN from the coding sequence ATGAAATTCCTTTCGTTAATATTATCTCCCATTTTAGGGTTACTTTTCCTCTCATGCTTAGCTTCAGCAACAAATTCACATCAAAACACATTTATCCATTGCCTAGTGAACCATTCACAACCATCACACCCAATAACTTCATCAATCTTCACACCAAACAATTCATCATTCTCTTCAGTCTTAAATGACTACGTAAGAAACCTTCGTTTCAACACATCAACAACAAGAAAACCCTACCTTATAATAACAGCATTACATGTTTCCCACATACAAGCATCAATCATTTGTGCTAAACAACACAACTTGCAAATGAAAATTAGAAGTGGTGGACATGACTATGAGGGTGTTTCCTATGTAGCTGAAGTTCCATTTTTTATCTTAGATATGTTCAATCTAAGATCAATTCAAGTTGATGTAGAAAATGAAACAGCTTGGGTTCAAACTGGGGCGCAACTCGGTGAACTTTACTATAGAATTAATGAAAAAAGTAAAGTTCATGGTTTTCCGGCCGGCGTTTGTCCTACCGTTGGTGTTGGAGGACATTTAAGTGGTGGTGGATATGGTAACATGATGAGAAAATATGGTCTTTCAGTTGATAATATTATCGATGCACAAATAATCGATGTTAATGGTAGATTGCTTGATAGAAAATCAATGGGAGAAGATCTTTTTTGGGCTATTAAAGGTGGTGGTGGAGCTAGCTTTGGTGTTGTTCTTTCTTACAAAATCAAGTTAGTTAATGTTCCTAAGATAGTAACTGTTTTTCAAATTAGGAAAACTTTGGATCAAAATGCAAGTGACATAGTTTATAATTGGCAACATGTAGCACCAACTATTGATAATGACCTATTCATTAGGCTTATTATTGATGTTGTAAATGTTACACAAAATGGTACAAAAAATGGTGCAAAGACTATTAGGGCTACTTTTATATCTTTATTCCTTGGTGATTCAAAAACTCTTGTTTCACTAATGAATGAAAAATTTCCTCAATTAGGTTTGAAGGAAAGTGATTGCATTGAAACAAGTTGGCTTCAATCGGTTTTGTTTTGGACTAATATCGATATTACAACACCGGTCGAGATTTTGCTTAATAGAAAACCACAATCATTAGtgaattatttgaaaagaaaatcgGATTATGTAAAGAAACCGATTTCGAGGAAGGGTTTGGAAGGGATTTGGAAAAAGATGATTAAGTTGGAAGatgcaatattatattttaatccaTATGGTGGAAAAATGGCTGAGATTTCATCAACAGATACACCTTTCCCTCATAGAGCTGGAAATTTATGGAAGGTTCAATATCAAGCAAATTGGAACAAAGCAGGTAAAGATGTTGCTGATCATTACATAGGTTTGACTAGAAAACTTCACAGATATATGACTCCTTTTGTGTCCAAGAATCCAAGAGAggctttttttaattataaggatCTTGATTTGGGAATTAATCATAATGGTAAGAATAGTTATGCTGAAGGAAGAGTTTATGGAGTTGAGtattttaaggataattttgatAGATTGGTGGAAATTAAGACAAAAGTTGATCCTGACAATTTCTTTAGGAATGAACAAAGCATCCCTACTCTTCCTCATAGGAAGAATTAG